From Thermoflexus hugenholtzii JAD2:
CCCAGGGCCGTGCGAAGGGAGATGGCCTCCCGAAGGAAGAGGGGGGCCGCGATGGCCACGAACACCGGGGAGAGGCTCACCAGCACCACCGAGCTGGCCACCGTCGTGTATTCCAGGGAGGTGATCCAGGTCACGAAATGCAGGGCCAGGAAGACCCCGGAGAGCAGCATCCAGAGCAGATCGCTGCGGCCGATCCGCTTCCATTCGTGCCCGTAGCGCCCGATGGCCACGGGCAGGATCAGCAAGGTGGCCAGGGTCAGGCGATAGGCGGCGATGACCAGGGAGGAGGCCTCGCGCTGGGCGAAGCGGATGAAGATCGAGGCCATGGAGACCGCCAGGATGCCCAAGGCCAGGACCAGATAGGGCGGAACGGGGGGGCTTTCCCGATGCGACATCACCTCCCTCCCAGAAAAGATCGGCTTCCTGGATCGCTTCTCGTCCCCTCCTCCGGCGGCGGGGCTTCCACGATGCCATGTCTCGGCCCCGGCCCGGGTGGTGCGCTGGAGGGAGGAGAGCGGCGCAGCGCTCACCGCCCTTCGGTTTATAATTCTGACCAGAGGTCCTGACAAATCGCCCGTGGCGGTTCCGGCGCGAGGATCAGATCATATGGAGGATCGAAGGCTTGCGCAGCCGGAGAGGCCCGCATCCGGCATCCCCGGACGGAGCCCGGAGCGGGAGCGCGGCGCGGGCGGGCCCTCGCCTTATCCCCTGACCCGAGAGGAGGCGGAGGCGATGGCCCGACGGGCCGCCCAGGCCTTAGACATCCGTCCGATCCCCACGCCGCATCCACGCCTGATCCTGATGGTCGGCCTGCCCGGGACCGGGAAGTCCACCCTGGCCCGCCGCCTGGCCGCTGCCCTGCCGGCTCCCATCGTGGAGTCCGACCGGGTGCGCCGCGTCCTCTTCAAGTGGCCCCGCCACTCCCTTCAGGAGAGCCGGCGGGTTCATCAGGTATGTCGGGTGCTCCTCGAGCAGCTGCTGCGCCAGGGTTCCTCCGCCATCTTCGACGCCACCAACCTCATCGAAGCGCATCGCGCCCTGGTCTATCAGATCGCCGACCGCCTCCGCATCCCCCTGATCATCCTCCTCGTCACCGCGCCTCCGGAGGTGGTCCGGGATCGCCTGGAGGGGCGGCTCCGCCATCGGGATCCGACGGACGCCAGCGAGGCCACCTGGCCGGTCTACGAGCGGATGCGCCGGCAGATGGAGCCCATCGGGCGCCCCTATCTGGAGGTGGACACCTCCCGAGATCTGGAGGCCCTCCTGCCGGATCTGGTGCAGGCCATCCGCCAGCCTGTGTGGCCCCTTCCCGGTCTTCCCTCCGTGCCTCGTTCGCCGGCGGAGGAGGGACAGGGCCCGAGCAACCCATCCCTGGAGGGATCGCGATGAAGCCGGAGGAGGAGCTGACCTTCGTCCGTGAGGGGATGGCCGCGATGGAGGACTACCTGAGCTCGGATCTGGTCTACTGGACGCTCCGCCCCTTCTCCGCCACGTTCCCTGCCTTCAGCGTGGGGGGGCTGCTGGAGAGCCTGCGTCGTCTGGAGGCCCGCCGGGAGGAGTTGCCGCCTGGGGCTCAGGCGGAGCTGGGGGCCATGAAGAGCCAGCTGGAGCGCGTGCGGGAGGTCCATCCGGATCGATATCGTCGGAAGGTCGAGCGGGAGCTCAGCAGCCGTCTGGACGCCTGGTCCTGGTATCTGGAGGACTATGAGGAGCGGCCGGAGGAGGCGGCCGTTAGCTATCCCGCTCAGGTCCACATCCGCGTGAAGATCGATCTGTTGCTGGAGGAAGCCGAACGGCTGGGGTTAGAGGTCCAGCCGGCCCGGCGCCGGGTGGAGGCCCTGGATCAACGTCTGCGTCGTCACTGGGTGCCCGGCCCCTTCCTGTGGGAGGAGGCGTTGCAACGCGCCTTCCCCCGGGAGCGCTTCTGGTGGCTGTATGGCCGGCTGCAGGGTCGGGAGGCCGTCGGGGGGTGAGGAATTGACAGCGTCCCGGATCGCGGGCATGATCCTCAATGTTCCGGGCGCCCCCGCCGATGGCGAGTGCGGCGCCTCCGGATGTGCCATCCCACCGGAAAGGAGGTGATGCGACATGGACGAAAAACGTCGGACAGACCTGAGGGAGGCGGGCCGTCGCATCACCTCCGGTGAGGACCGATAAGCGACGGCCCGCCGGAAGGGGCCGCCCCCGGCGTCGGGAGGCGGCCCCTTCGTTTTCAGTAAAGAAGCCATTCGCAGAGGAGGAGACTCGCAAAAAATCGGGGCGCCGTCGCACGGCGCCCCGACATCGGATTGCGGGAAGGCGACATCGACTCAGGTCAGGAACTCCCGGAGCTGGCGGCTGCGACGGGGGTGGCGGAGCCGGCGCAGGGCGCGCCCCTCAATCTGGCGGATGCGCTCCCGGGTCAGCCCGAACTTCTTGCCCACCTCTTCCAGGGTGTAGCAGCGACCGTTCACCAGGCCGAACCGCAGCCGCAGGATGCGGGCCTCCCGCGGGCTGAGGGTGGAGAGGATCTCCTCGATCTTCTCCCGGAGCAGGTTCTGATAAGCGATCTGGTTAGGAGAGGGGGAGGATTCGTCCTCGATGAAGTAGCCCAGCTCGTCCTCCTCGTCCTCCCCCACCGGGTTCTCCAGGCTCAGGGGCTGCCAGGAGACCCGGAACATCCACTCCACCTTGCGGGGATCCACGCCCAGCTCGGCGGCGATCTCCTCCACGGTGGGCTTACGGCCCAGGCTCTGCTCCAGCTCGTGGGCCACCCGATACAGTTTGCGGATGCGATCGCTCATGTGGACGGGGACGCGGATGGTGCGGCTCTGGTCGGCGATGGCCCGGGTGATGGTCTGGCGGATCCACCAGGTGGCGTAGGTGCTGAAGCGGTAGCCGCGCCGGTAATCGAACTTCTCCACCGCCTTCATCAGGCCCAAGTTGCCCTCCTGGATGAGGTCCAGGAAGGGGACCCCGCGGCCCATGTATTTCTTGGCGATGCTCACCACCAGGCGGGTGTTGGCCTTGATCAGGTGCTCTCGGGCTTTGCGGCCCTCCTCCACCAGCTTCTCCAGCCGCGCCCGTTGCTGAGGGGTTAGCCGCCGCGCCTCGCGCAACCGCCGGGCGGCCTGTTGCCCGCGGAACACCTGCCGGGCCAGCCGCACCTCCTCCTCGCTGGTCAGCAGGGGGACACGGGCCATCTCCTTCAGGTAGAGGCCGACCGTGTCATCCACATCGATGTCTGCCAGATCGTCATCCTCCCCCAGGACCACATCGCTGGTCTCGAAATGCTCTTCGCTCTCCTCTTCCTCTTCTTCTTCGATCTCCCGGAGGAACCGCTCCTCTTCCTCGATGTTGATCCGGGTGTCGTCGTAGAGCTCGATGCCCGCTTCCTGCAGCCAGAGGCAGATCTCATCCAGCTCCTCGGGGGATTCCTCCGCCTCCGGATAGATCTCCAAGATGTCCGTGACGGTGAGATAGCCCTGTCGCTCCGCCAGGGACAGCAGCTCGCCGATTACTTCGTCGAAGCTCGCCATCGTCGCTCCTCTCCGCACCCAGAGATCTCGAAACGCTCCTTCCCGCTCCCAACGGCCCCCTTCACTCCCCCTGCAGGCGGAATGCGGCCAGAGCCGCCCATCGCGGGTCCGGCTCCCGAACACATCCGCATTCCCCCTCATTCAGGTTCTGCCCACACTCCGGGCACAGCCCACGACAATCCGGCCGGCAGAGCACCCGCAACGGGGTGTTCAGCAGGATGTGCTCCCGTAGCGGCGCCGTCAGGAACAGATAACCATCATCGGTCACCGCATAAAACGTCTCCCCCGGGATGTCCACGGGGGAGAGGAAAAAAGCCTCCTCGAACTCGAAGGTCATCGGGAAGGCAACCGGTTCCAGGCAGCGGGCGCACTGGGTGTGGATCTGCGTGGCGATGGTGCCGGAGGCCAGGAGCCGACGGTCGGAGCGGACCAGCTCGATCTCCCCGCGCAGATAATCCACCTCCACCCCATATCCCAAATCCCCCGGTCCCTCCTCCAGGGCCAGCACCATGCGGCTGCCCACCGGCGCGCTCACCAGCGCGCCCACCCGATAGCGCAACATTTTCATGGGGCCCTCCCCGGACAGGCCATCGACCGGTTGGCCTGCATCCGTTTTGGGGCAGGTTGGCAAAACCTGCTGCGCTGATTATAGCACAGCGCCGATCCCCCCGTCAAGCACCACACGGATCCCGTTGAAACCCATTCCCTGGAATGAAATTACAAATCAGATATATCGATTGTTTTAATGGAAAATGGAAGAGATTTAGATCACCATTATCGGCCAGATATATCGCAGGCCTGGGACTGGGGTGGACAAAAGATGGATGGGAGGGATGGAGCTTAGGGGGCGTGGGGGCCGGGTCCGATGCCCGGGGGGCCGAAGCGGAGGCGATCGTAAGCGGCGAGGGTGTCCACGATATGGCGGCGCTGGCGAGCGGCCTCCTCTTCCTGGAGCCGGCGGCGGTAGGCTTCCATCCGCCGGGTGATTTCCTGCTGCACCTGTCGGGGCTTCCCAACGTAACGCAGGTGGAAATCCCCACCGGGGACCCGAACCAGCACATGTCCGTAGCCGAGGATGCGGGCCAAGAGGGAGGGGATCGTATACTCCACGCTCTGAATGCGGTTCAGGCTGGCCGTCTGCGTTTCCTCCCGCATGAGGGCCGGCAGGCGCTGGGAGAGGATCAGCTGGCTGGGGGTCAGGATGTATTCGTCGTTCCGCCAGTTCTCGTAGCGCCACCACCACCAGACCCCCAGCAGGATCCCAATCAGGATCAGTGCCCCCCAGCGGATCCCTGGCTCGATGCGATCGACCGGCCACACGTGGTGAAGGTGGAGCAGCCAGCCCAGGATCCACAGCCCGGTCGCCAGGGGCGGCCCCCAGAGCAGGGAGCGGATCAGGGCCACCCAGTGCTTGCGGTAGATGATCCGATCCCCGACTTCCTCACGGATCGGAGGAAGGAGATAGCGGAGCACCGCCCGCAGGATCAGGAGGAGGCGGCCCCACCAGCCCGGGGGGGGCTCCGGCGTCGGGGCAGGCTCCGCTTCCGCCGGCGGGAGCTCCAGCCCCAGGCGGCGGCGCAGCTCCCGCTGCAAGCGGTAGCGCTGGCGGGCCTGCTGCAGCGCCCGCAGTCGGTCCAGTTGCTCGTAGATCAGCCGACGGATCTCCTCCGGCTGCGGGAGGTTCGCGAAGCTCACCCGACCGGTGAAGGCATCTACCTCGATGTCCCCGAAGTCCAGAAGATAAGGGCTGGCCAGCGGGGTGCGCCGCAGGATCTGCACCCCCTGCACCTGGTCCAGCGGCATGTCCTGCCGGGCCTCCGGGCCCGGGAACACGTAAAGCCAGCGCTCCCGCTCGATGTGGACGATACGATGGGTGGTGAGGATATACTGGTCGTCCCACCAGTTCCACACCTGGGCGCCCAGGAAGACCAGAGGGATCGCGTTGAGGAAGAGAACAGGCCACCAGCCCAGCTGGGCGACCAGGAAGGTCGTGAGGACGATGAAGACCAGCAGCAAGGCCAGGGGAGGGAGGAGAACCGGGATCAGACTGATCCAGTGGCGATGGATGGCCGCCAGCACCTGCTCGTCAGGCTCCAGCCAGGGGAAGCGAGGCGCCCGCAGACGGGCTTCCACATCCGGTGGGATCTCCAGGCGGTGGATGAGGCCCGGCCGCTCGGCGAGGAGGGCTTCGAACGCCGCTCGCTCCAGCAACCAGCCTTCCACCCGGGTGATGGCCATCGCCGTCACGTCCCGGGGCTCATCCAGGAAGAGGGCGTGGGCCCCGACGCCCTCCCCCGGCTGAAGATGGCGGACCAGGCGCTCAACGCCGTCGGCGTCGATGCGCAGCAGGGCCAAGCGCCCGGCGCGCAGGATGAAATAGGCCGGGAACCGTTCCCCCTCAATGAACAGCTCCTCTCCGGGGTTTAGGGTTCGGGTCTGAAACCGCGCCGCCAGCTGATCGAGCTCCTCCGGATCCAGCCGGCGGAAGAGGGGTTGCGCCGCCAGCGCCGCCCGCAGCGCCGGATCCACCATCCCACCCCCTGCCGGTCAGCAGGAAAATCCGGTCTTTACTATAGTAATCCCGGCCTGAATGCTCGGGAAGCCGAAGGCGCGCGCTTCATGGGGCGCCTTGGGATATACCCTCGAGGGCCATGGCGGCCCAGCAGCCCTGCCGGTGGTCCTCCAGGATCATCCGGGCAACGCGACGGCCCATCTCCACCGCGTAGTTCGTCCCCCGATCCCACGGATACACCTGGCTCATGCTGGCGAAGTAAAGCCCGGGCAGTGGGGCTCGCAGATCCGGGATCATCCGGGAGTAGTTCACCGGCACCACCGGCTGGGCATAAGGCTCCCGGAAGACCCAGTAGCGCCGCACCCACTCCGGTCGGAAAGCCGGGTTGAAACGCGGCAGAGCGGGCAGGAACGTGCGCAACAGCTCCTCGGGCGACATGGAGAAATACGGGTGATCCGGCGGGAGGTAATCCCCGCAATACACCAGGTGCTCTCCGCCGTAATGTTCGGGGGGGATGTAATTCGTGTGCTCCACCAGGGCCAGGAAGGGAAACCCCGCCCGCTTGGGGAGGTTGATCCAGTAAACGCCCTGGGTGAGTGGGCGCGCAAGGGCTAAGATGAGGACCACCGCCCCCAGGGAGCGCAAGGCGAGCAGCTGGCTCACATACCCGGCGGGCAACGTGGGGACGAGGCGGACCAGCAGGCGGGGGGAGGTGGTGACCAGAGCCGCGTCATACGTGCCCGGGCCATCCGCGGCCTCCACCCGCCATCCGGCCGCCTCCGGCTCTAAGCGGAACACGGGGGTGCTCAGGCGGATCTCCCCACCCTGGGCGCGGACCCGGTCGGCCAGGGCGTCGAAGAAGGCCTGAAAGCCCCCCTCGAAGGTGCCCAGCCGCGGGCTGCGCTTGTGGATCCGCGCCCAGAACCAGGCCATGTTGATCTCCGCATACGCCTCCCCGAACTTGCCCTCGAGAAGGGGCTGCCAGATCTGCTCGTAAGCCCGGCGCCCCATATACCGGGGGAGCCACTCGTGAGCCGTCACCCGCTCCAGGGGTTCCCAGCGCGGAGTCAGCCGCAGATAGGCGATCACGAGCCCCATCCGCAGCTTCTCCAGGAGGGAGAGACCGGGGAAGCGCAGCACGGCCAGCGGGCTGTCGAAGGGATACGGGCGCTCGTTATACCAGACGGCGGTGACCGGCCGGGGGAATCGCACCCGGTGGCTCAGGCCCAGCTCCCGGATCAGCCTCAGGATCTCGGTATCTGACGCGAACCAGTGATGATAGAAGCGCTCCAGGGACCAGGACCAGCCCTCCGCGCGGAAGCCGGAGGCCAGCCCGCCGGGCTGGGGCGCGGCCTCATACACCACCACCCGGGCCCCTGCCCGGGTCAGGTCATAGGCAGCGGCCAAGCCCGCCGCGCCCGCTCCCACAATGGCCACACGCAACGTCATCTTCCGCTCCACCGGAAGGATGCCCGCTGTTCCCCACGTATTCGCGCTATATTGTAACCCGGGCCGTGTTCCCCTTGGATGAACTGGAATGGAAGAGGCGATCGAATCCGGAGAGTCTGACCGCAACGGATGGGCATCCATGGCACGAATGCGACGCGTCGGCGCGATGGGGCTGCTCCTCCTCAGCGGGCTCCTGCTCGCCCTGGACCCCTCCGGCATCCCGGCGGCGCGGTGGCTGCGGGAGGGAGATACCCTCTGGGCAGAGGGACGGGTGCTTTCCGCCCAAAAGGCCTATCAGAGGGCCCTGACCCTTCGCTCCGCTGACCCGGCCCTCTGGCATCGCATCGCCCAGCTGCATATGGCTTTGGGGGAGCTGGAGGAAGCGGAGGCCGCCTGGGCCCGGGCGGCGACGCAGGGGGATCCCTGGGCGGCGCGTGGTCGGGCGGAGCTGGCGACCCGCCGCGGGGATTGGGATGAAGCCCGACGACGCTGGAAGGACTGGGCGCGTCGCCATCCCGAGGACCAGGAGGCGTATGCGCGCTGGGCGGAGGCCGCGCTGGCCCTGGGCGACGAAGCGGAGGCTCGGGCCGCCTGGGAAACCGGGCTTGCGCATCACCCCGAGGGTCCATTGTTCCGATTCCGGCTGGGCCTCCTGCGGGGCGCGGAGGACCCGAGGGCTGCCCAGGTGCTGCTCAAGGACCTCCCCTCCCCTCTCCGAAGCTGGGCGGAGATGCTCCCGGATCCCGCCCAGCCGTCGACCCTGCGGCGATGGGGGCTTGCCCTAGTCGGGGGGCGTTACTGGGGGGAAGCCCGAGGGGCCCTCGCCCGCTGGCTGGAGCAGGATCCGAGGGATCCGGTTGCCATGGCCGCTATGGGCTATGTCCTGGGA
This genomic window contains:
- a CDS encoding YceD family protein — translated: MKMLRYRVGALVSAPVGSRMVLALEEGPGDLGYGVEVDYLRGEIELVRSDRRLLASGTIATQIHTQCARCLEPVAFPMTFEFEEAFFLSPVDIPGETFYAVTDDGYLFLTAPLREHILLNTPLRVLCRPDCRGLCPECGQNLNEGECGCVREPDPRWAALAAFRLQGE
- a CDS encoding NAD(P)/FAD-dependent oxidoreductase; the protein is MTLRVAIVGAGAAGLAAAYDLTRAGARVVVYEAAPQPGGLASGFRAEGWSWSLERFYHHWFASDTEILRLIRELGLSHRVRFPRPVTAVWYNERPYPFDSPLAVLRFPGLSLLEKLRMGLVIAYLRLTPRWEPLERVTAHEWLPRYMGRRAYEQIWQPLLEGKFGEAYAEINMAWFWARIHKRSPRLGTFEGGFQAFFDALADRVRAQGGEIRLSTPVFRLEPEAAGWRVEAADGPGTYDAALVTTSPRLLVRLVPTLPAGYVSQLLALRSLGAVVLILALARPLTQGVYWINLPKRAGFPFLALVEHTNYIPPEHYGGEHLVYCGDYLPPDHPYFSMSPEELLRTFLPALPRFNPAFRPEWVRRYWVFREPYAQPVVPVNYSRMIPDLRAPLPGLYFASMSQVYPWDRGTNYAVEMGRRVARMILEDHRQGCWAAMALEGISQGAP
- a CDS encoding cyclic nucleotide-binding domain-containing protein, producing MVDPALRAALAAQPLFRRLDPEELDQLAARFQTRTLNPGEELFIEGERFPAYFILRAGRLALLRIDADGVERLVRHLQPGEGVGAHALFLDEPRDVTAMAITRVEGWLLERAAFEALLAERPGLIHRLEIPPDVEARLRAPRFPWLEPDEQVLAAIHRHWISLIPVLLPPLALLLVFIVLTTFLVAQLGWWPVLFLNAIPLVFLGAQVWNWWDDQYILTTHRIVHIERERWLYVFPGPEARQDMPLDQVQGVQILRRTPLASPYLLDFGDIEVDAFTGRVSFANLPQPEEIRRLIYEQLDRLRALQQARQRYRLQRELRRRLGLELPPAEAEPAPTPEPPPGWWGRLLLILRAVLRYLLPPIREEVGDRIIYRKHWVALIRSLLWGPPLATGLWILGWLLHLHHVWPVDRIEPGIRWGALILIGILLGVWWWWRYENWRNDEYILTPSQLILSQRLPALMREETQTASLNRIQSVEYTIPSLLARILGYGHVLVRVPGGDFHLRYVGKPRQVQQEITRRMEAYRRRLQEEEAARQRRHIVDTLAAYDRLRFGPPGIGPGPHAP
- a CDS encoding tetratricopeptide repeat protein translates to MARMRRVGAMGLLLLSGLLLALDPSGIPAARWLREGDTLWAEGRVLSAQKAYQRALTLRSADPALWHRIAQLHMALGELEEAEAAWARAATQGDPWAARGRAELATRRGDWDEARRRWKDWARRHPEDQEAYARWAEAALALGDEAEARAAWETGLAHHPEGPLFRFRLGLLRGAEDPRAAQVLLKDLPSPLRSWAEMLPDPAQPSTLRRWGLALVGGRYWGEARGALARWLEQDPRDPVAMAAMGYVLGRLGQEGESWLQRALAGAEAPPEAHYFAGLYLLERGRYAEAQERFAAAYQQDPHPLYALERGRAAMLAGDLLTAERWLRQAAADAPGNVEVWNALAALYLGHQIGLGKGIEAALELLRRDPRRVEGYEWLGWARYLQGNFAEAERLLQQAVGMDPERASAHYRLGVVMAAEGRWAEARRLLERTVLLDPTGDFGGRAIRMLHRIP
- a CDS encoding AAA family ATPase, producing MEDRRLAQPERPASGIPGRSPERERGAGGPSPYPLTREEAEAMARRAAQALDIRPIPTPHPRLILMVGLPGTGKSTLARRLAAALPAPIVESDRVRRVLFKWPRHSLQESRRVHQVCRVLLEQLLRQGSSAIFDATNLIEAHRALVYQIADRLRIPLIILLVTAPPEVVRDRLEGRLRHRDPTDASEATWPVYERMRRQMEPIGRPYLEVDTSRDLEALLPDLVQAIRQPVWPLPGLPSVPRSPAEEGQGPSNPSLEGSR
- a CDS encoding sigma-70 family RNA polymerase sigma factor; translated protein: MASFDEVIGELLSLAERQGYLTVTDILEIYPEAEESPEELDEICLWLQEAGIELYDDTRINIEEEERFLREIEEEEEEESEEHFETSDVVLGEDDDLADIDVDDTVGLYLKEMARVPLLTSEEEVRLARQVFRGQQAARRLREARRLTPQQRARLEKLVEEGRKAREHLIKANTRLVVSIAKKYMGRGVPFLDLIQEGNLGLMKAVEKFDYRRGYRFSTYATWWIRQTITRAIADQSRTIRVPVHMSDRIRKLYRVAHELEQSLGRKPTVEEIAAELGVDPRKVEWMFRVSWQPLSLENPVGEDEEDELGYFIEDESSPSPNQIAYQNLLREKIEEILSTLSPREARILRLRFGLVNGRCYTLEEVGKKFGLTRERIRQIEGRALRRLRHPRRSRQLREFLT